A genome region from Cloacibacillus sp. includes the following:
- the rsmA gene encoding 16S rRNA (adenine(1518)-N(6)/adenine(1519)-N(6))-dimethyltransferase RsmA gives MTDKRHFIHNTDIGQNFLIDRGVVEFILKRSEPTAEDVALEIGPGDGVLTRGLLSTPLKALYSVEVDERLREGLDKIAARDGRCTCFWGDAVQFDYVRELPEPPTKIIANLPYHITTPLMWAFLEQLVPAKTDYMLLMVQLESAERIVSPAGHRERSPLGITVEAMGSAEVVRKIPPTAFNPQPRVNSALIEIKIEKNRELANDRTWRGLLSRSFTQRRKTLANNWAVGYSGSGVTRERAFEILAAHGLKPTTRAEELPLDKWFELAEVPDFRLKNKNSGE, from the coding sequence ATGACGGATAAACGGCACTTTATACATAACACCGATATTGGACAGAATTTTTTGATCGACAGAGGCGTGGTCGAATTTATATTGAAGCGGTCGGAGCCGACGGCGGAAGATGTGGCGCTGGAGATCGGACCCGGCGACGGCGTCCTCACGCGCGGCCTGCTTTCAACGCCGCTTAAGGCGCTCTATTCCGTCGAGGTGGACGAACGGCTGCGCGAGGGGCTCGATAAGATCGCCGCGCGCGACGGGCGCTGCACCTGTTTTTGGGGCGACGCGGTGCAGTTCGACTACGTGCGCGAGTTGCCGGAGCCGCCGACCAAGATCATCGCGAACCTGCCCTATCATATAACGACGCCGCTGATGTGGGCCTTCCTCGAACAGCTGGTTCCCGCGAAGACGGATTACATGCTGCTGATGGTGCAGCTCGAATCGGCGGAGCGCATCGTATCGCCCGCCGGGCACCGCGAACGTTCGCCGCTGGGGATCACCGTCGAGGCGATGGGCAGCGCCGAGGTCGTGAGAAAGATCCCCCCCACGGCCTTCAACCCACAGCCGCGTGTGAACTCCGCGCTCATCGAAATAAAAATAGAGAAAAACAGGGAGCTGGCGAACGACAGGACTTGGCGCGGGCTGCTCTCGCGCTCCTTCACCCAGCGCCGCAAGACGCTCGCGAACAACTGGGCGGTCGGTTACAGCGGAAGCGGCGTGACGCGCGAAAGGGCCTTCGAGATACTGGCGGCGCACGGCCTGAAGCCGACGACGCGCGCGGAGGAGCTTCCTCTCGATAAGTGGTTCGAGCTGGCGGAGGTCCCTGATTTTCGCCTGAAAAACAAAAACAGCGGAGAATAG
- the lepA gene encoding translation elongation factor 4: MKLENIRNFSIIAHVDHGKSTLSDRLLEATGTIEKRNMKAQLLDRLDIERERGITIKSVPVRMNYRVQDGGEYIMNLIDTPGHVDFSYEVSRSLAACEGAILVVDAAQGVEAQTVANSYLATDLDLELVPILNKIDLPSAHPEQVKRELEEIIGINADDAIPVSAKTGEGIPELLERIVRDVPPPSGEAGAPLQALIFDSVYDNYKGVICYVRVMNGTLEAGKNVRFMATGRDYQIDEVGVFKPDMVKVERLGPGEVGFICASIKTIDEAHVGDTITDSAKPAATPLAGYKKVKPVVFCGFYPVEREDINQLREALEKLQINDSAISFEPENSAALGFGFRCGFLGLLHMEIAKERLNREFGVDLVATAPNVVYQIVQTDGSIIEAHRPSDFPDPVRIEEIREPYIKLSIFMPEQFVGAAMQLCQDKRGTYVSMDYITPERVRLTYDMPLAEFILDFHDRLKSCTRGYASLDYDHTGFRAANLVKVDVLLQEEPVDAFSFICHADQAYHRGHAVVGKLKELIPRQLFEVPVQAAVGKKVIVRMNIKAVRKDVLAKCYGGDITRKRKLLEKQKEGKKRMKQVGRVSIPQEAFLAFMDVTKAEDK; this comes from the coding sequence ATGAAATTGGAAAATATCAGGAACTTCAGCATCATCGCCCACGTCGACCACGGGAAGTCCACGCTTTCGGACCGGCTGCTCGAGGCGACGGGCACGATAGAAAAACGCAACATGAAGGCGCAGCTGCTTGACAGGCTCGACATCGAACGCGAACGCGGCATTACGATAAAGTCCGTTCCCGTGCGAATGAACTACAGGGTGCAGGACGGCGGCGAATATATCATGAACCTTATCGATACTCCGGGACACGTCGACTTCTCCTACGAGGTCTCACGCTCTCTCGCAGCTTGCGAAGGGGCGATACTGGTGGTCGACGCGGCGCAGGGCGTAGAGGCCCAGACGGTGGCCAACAGCTACCTTGCCACGGACCTTGACCTCGAGCTGGTACCGATACTAAACAAGATAGACCTGCCGTCGGCCCACCCCGAACAGGTGAAGCGCGAGCTGGAAGAGATCATCGGCATCAACGCCGACGACGCGATCCCCGTCTCCGCCAAGACCGGCGAGGGCATCCCCGAGCTGCTGGAGCGGATCGTGCGCGACGTGCCGCCGCCCTCCGGCGAGGCCGGAGCTCCGCTGCAGGCGCTCATCTTCGACTCCGTCTATGACAACTATAAGGGCGTCATCTGCTACGTGCGCGTGATGAATGGCACGCTGGAGGCGGGGAAAAACGTCCGCTTCATGGCGACCGGGCGCGATTATCAGATCGACGAGGTCGGCGTATTCAAACCAGATATGGTAAAGGTCGAACGGCTCGGCCCCGGAGAGGTCGGCTTCATCTGCGCAAGCATCAAGACCATCGACGAGGCGCACGTGGGCGACACGATAACCGACAGCGCGAAGCCCGCCGCCACGCCGCTCGCGGGATACAAAAAGGTCAAGCCCGTCGTATTCTGCGGCTTCTACCCCGTAGAGCGTGAGGACATCAACCAGCTCCGCGAGGCACTGGAAAAATTACAGATAAACGATTCTGCGATCAGCTTTGAGCCGGAAAACTCCGCGGCGCTCGGCTTCGGCTTCCGCTGCGGCTTCCTCGGACTGCTGCACATGGAGATCGCGAAGGAACGGCTGAACCGCGAGTTCGGCGTCGACCTTGTGGCGACCGCGCCTAACGTCGTCTACCAGATCGTACAGACGGACGGCTCGATCATTGAGGCGCACCGCCCCTCCGACTTTCCGGACCCCGTCCGCATCGAGGAGATACGCGAGCCATATATAAAACTTTCGATCTTCATGCCGGAGCAGTTCGTCGGCGCGGCTATGCAGCTCTGCCAGGACAAGCGCGGCACCTATGTGTCGATGGATTACATCACGCCGGAGCGCGTGCGACTCACCTACGACATGCCGCTCGCGGAATTCATCCTCGACTTCCACGACCGCCTCAAGTCCTGCACGCGCGGCTATGCCTCGCTGGATTACGACCATACCGGCTTCCGCGCCGCGAATCTCGTCAAGGTGGACGTGCTGCTCCAGGAGGAGCCGGTCGACGCCTTCTCCTTCATCTGCCACGCCGATCAGGCCTACCACCGCGGACACGCGGTTGTTGGCAAGCTCAAAGAGCTGATCCCGCGCCAGCTGTTCGAGGTGCCCGTGCAGGCGGCGGTCGGTAAAAAGGTCATCGTCCGCATGAACATCAAAGCGGTGCGTAAGGACGTCCTCGCGAAATGCTACGGCGGCGACATCACCCGCAAACGCAAATTGCTCGAGAAGCAAAAAGAGGGAAAGAAGCGCATGAAGCAGGTGGGACGCGTCTCAATACCGCAGGAGGCCTTCCTCGCCTTCATGGACGTCACCAAGGCGGAAGACAAATAG
- the hemW gene encoding radical SAM family heme chaperone HemW, with translation MPPSSLYIHVPFCERKCNYCAFESAVPREGEADLWLEMLEREFAIRLSAAGRPRLAICYFGGGTPTVLSGPQWLSLTKLIERYFDFLPEAEVTVEANPNSLAAEHLLTWRDWRVTRVSIGVQSFDDAELSQMGRLHSARQAYGAVSAALAAGFSVSADFIFGLPHQGFANWGRTLREAVRCGLSHISLYQLSLEEGTPWASLDKDTLGDGYAAYRWAQWYLPRKGYRQYEVANFAKPGRESRHNINYWREGEYLGAGPGAAGYLAGLRYKNFGSLRRWAAALANGEQPVAESERLPFERSAREAAVLALRMTRGLDRREFAERYGRQALDSLSASLQKFPRDLYEDDERGIRLTKKGMRVANLIWAELV, from the coding sequence ATGCCGCCTTCCTCTCTTTATATACACGTACCCTTCTGCGAGCGCAAGTGCAACTACTGCGCCTTTGAGAGCGCCGTGCCGCGGGAGGGTGAGGCAGATCTCTGGCTGGAGATGCTGGAACGCGAATTCGCGATCCGACTCTCGGCGGCGGGACGACCGCGGCTTGCGATCTGCTACTTCGGCGGCGGCACCCCGACGGTGCTCAGCGGTCCGCAGTGGCTTTCGCTCACAAAGCTCATCGAGAGATACTTTGACTTCCTGCCGGAGGCGGAGGTCACCGTGGAGGCGAACCCCAATTCACTAGCGGCGGAACACCTGCTCACTTGGCGCGACTGGCGCGTGACGCGCGTCAGCATCGGCGTACAGAGCTTTGACGACGCCGAGCTCTCGCAGATGGGACGGCTCCACAGCGCGCGTCAGGCGTACGGTGCGGTTTCGGCGGCGCTCGCCGCGGGATTTTCGGTGAGCGCGGACTTCATCTTCGGGCTGCCGCACCAGGGCTTCGCCAACTGGGGGCGCACACTGCGGGAGGCGGTGCGCTGCGGCCTCAGCCACATTTCGCTCTACCAACTGTCGCTGGAAGAGGGCACGCCGTGGGCCTCGCTCGATAAAGACACCCTCGGAGACGGCTACGCCGCCTACCGTTGGGCGCAGTGGTATCTGCCGCGCAAGGGCTACCGTCAGTATGAGGTCGCCAACTTCGCAAAGCCGGGACGCGAGAGCCGTCATAACATCAATTACTGGCGCGAGGGCGAATACCTCGGCGCGGGGCCGGGAGCCGCCGGTTACCTGGCAGGGCTGCGCTACAAGAACTTCGGCAGCCTGCGGCGCTGGGCGGCGGCGCTGGCAAATGGTGAGCAGCCGGTCGCGGAGAGCGAACGGCTGCCCTTTGAGCGCAGCGCCCGCGAAGCGGCTGTGTTGGCGCTGAGAATGACCCGCGGCCTTGACCGGAGAGAGTTCGCCGAACGGTACGGGCGGCAGGCTCTTGACTCCCTGAGCGCGTCGCTGCAAAAATTTCCAAGAGATCTCTACGAAGACGACGAGCGGGGAATCCGGCTGACGAAAAAGGGCATGAGGGTCGCAAACCTAATTTGGGCGGAATTGGTATAA
- the selA gene encoding L-seryl-tRNA(Sec) selenium transferase gives MDANIQKIMRNIPSMDKLLALPWVAAYEEKLGRETVKLLLTELLAAQRAKILKDPDTAFDFESIENDARRLLAKKSTPSLRRVVNATGVVIHTNLGRSLLAKEAVKEVLDIAGSYNTLEYSLEEGARGHRNNHVEWLLCRLTGAEAALVVNNNAAAVILALSALAKDKESIVSRGELVEIGGSFRIPDIMALSGTKMVEVGTTNRTHLKDYEEAVTEECAMLLKIHPSNYRITGFHSAVPREELAALAHSRGLIFMENLGSGMLIDTSAAGLSSENDPTVADSLRAGCDIVTFSGDKLLGGPQIGAIVGKKELIEKLKSHQLLRALRVDKMTLAACEATLRLYLRGDVRAIPTIDMIFKTKEELLEEAKRFSRRLKTYFKGTRIQRLTIEVVPVNDTVGGGTFPQSVLAGYAVALRLPEMGSAGKLAEKLRRGSFPVITGAADDKILFHLRTMRDGDDRRIISALDEILRMPAERIY, from the coding sequence TTGGACGCGAACATTCAGAAGATAATGAGAAACATCCCCTCCATGGACAAGCTGTTGGCTCTGCCGTGGGTAGCGGCCTATGAGGAAAAACTCGGCCGCGAGACTGTGAAGCTGCTGCTGACGGAGCTGCTCGCCGCGCAGCGCGCTAAAATATTGAAAGACCCGGACACCGCCTTTGACTTTGAATCCATAGAAAACGACGCCCGTCGGCTGCTGGCGAAAAAATCGACCCCCAGCCTGCGCCGCGTCGTCAACGCTACGGGCGTCGTCATCCACACGAACCTCGGACGCTCCCTGCTCGCAAAAGAGGCGGTAAAAGAGGTCCTCGACATCGCCGGCTCATATAACACTCTCGAATATTCGCTGGAGGAGGGCGCGCGCGGCCACCGCAACAACCATGTCGAATGGCTGCTCTGCCGCCTAACCGGCGCCGAGGCTGCGCTTGTCGTCAACAATAACGCGGCGGCGGTGATCCTCGCTCTTTCGGCGCTCGCGAAGGACAAAGAATCCATCGTCTCGCGCGGCGAGCTCGTGGAGATCGGCGGCTCCTTCCGTATCCCGGACATCATGGCCCTCTCGGGCACAAAAATGGTCGAGGTCGGCACGACAAACCGTACACACCTTAAAGACTATGAGGAGGCAGTCACCGAAGAGTGCGCGATGCTCCTCAAGATACATCCATCCAACTACCGCATCACTGGATTCCATTCCGCGGTGCCGCGTGAGGAACTCGCGGCGCTCGCCCACTCCAGGGGGCTCATCTTCATGGAGAACCTCGGCAGCGGCATGCTGATCGACACCTCCGCAGCCGGGCTCTCAAGCGAAAACGACCCCACCGTCGCGGATTCGCTCCGCGCCGGCTGCGACATCGTCACCTTCTCTGGAGATAAACTGCTCGGCGGGCCGCAGATAGGGGCGATCGTCGGCAAGAAAGAACTGATAGAAAAGCTCAAATCCCACCAGCTGCTGCGCGCGCTGCGCGTCGACAAGATGACGCTCGCCGCCTGCGAGGCGACGCTGCGCCTCTATCTGCGCGGCGACGTCCGCGCCATACCGACGATCGACATGATATTCAAGACAAAAGAGGAGCTGCTCGAAGAGGCGAAGAGATTCAGCCGCAGGCTCAAAACATACTTCAAAGGCACGAGGATACAGCGGCTGACGATCGAGGTCGTACCCGTGAACGATACCGTAGGCGGCGGCACCTTCCCCCAGTCGGTGCTCGCGGGATACGCCGTAGCGCTGCGCCTGCCCGAGATGGGAAGCGCGGGTAAACTCGCGGAAAAGCTGCGGCGAGGAAGTTTCCCCGTGATCACCGGCGCCGCGGATGACAAAATACTTTTTCATCTGCGTACCATGCGAGACGGCGACGACAGGCGCATAATCAGCGCCCTTGACGAAATACTGCGCATGCCGGCGGAGCGCATATATTAA
- the selB gene encoding selenocysteine-specific translation elongation factor, whose protein sequence is MANNEYPFVIGTAGHIDHGKTTLVKRLTDVDCDRLVEEKKRGMTIELGFAPFTLPSGQTISIVDVPGHEKFIRQMVAGAAGVDAVMLVIAADDGVMPQTHEHLAILSLLGIKNGLTVINKIDLVDEEMLEMAVDDAKSLLAGTFLSDKPVIPVSALTGKGIDELKRALQQMTEKAGAKSRRGAFFLPVDRAFHISGFGTVVTGTAINGEIHEGDEVEVMPRGILSKVRSIQVHGAPVSTATAGQRVAANLAGISLDDVKRGDVVTAKDCFTASKCLDVNVRLLPGAEPLKHWQRLRLHVGTTDTVARVSLLDREQVLPGESSAAQLITEDPVVASVDSCFILRTYSPLVTVAGGKILMPAGERPKNRQTKAALLEYLDKLSEEPPLKERLLALINYRGIITAADAARMNEVSLVELMRAVSPFEARAEVGVIRGGEAVLLSKRKIEELGETLTKALALFHGEHPERKGMPAEECAKALDLQETKFTRELLSLFEKQGIIKFADDRARLADFEPFDEELFSANVAALKKYTLQLGYSMPSIEEAQAALGFTAEEMKRIIAYLKEKKELALITGAFLLFPEIEADFKEKLANISGDITLAAVRDATGSSRKYALPLLEYFDSKGVTRRVGDKRILIKK, encoded by the coding sequence ATGGCAAACAACGAATACCCCTTTGTAATCGGCACCGCCGGACACATAGACCATGGAAAGACGACGCTCGTCAAGCGCCTGACGGACGTCGACTGCGACCGTCTCGTCGAGGAAAAGAAACGCGGCATGACGATCGAGCTCGGATTCGCCCCCTTTACCCTGCCCTCGGGGCAGACGATAAGCATCGTAGACGTGCCTGGACACGAAAAATTTATTCGCCAGATGGTCGCCGGCGCGGCCGGCGTCGACGCGGTAATGCTCGTCATCGCCGCGGACGACGGCGTAATGCCTCAGACGCACGAACACCTTGCCATCCTTTCGCTGCTCGGCATCAAAAACGGCCTGACGGTGATAAACAAGATAGACCTTGTCGACGAAGAGATGCTTGAAATGGCGGTCGACGACGCCAAGTCGCTGCTCGCCGGCACCTTCCTCTCGGACAAACCCGTCATTCCCGTCTCGGCCTTAACTGGTAAGGGTATCGATGAACTCAAAAGGGCTTTGCAGCAGATGACGGAAAAGGCCGGCGCCAAGAGCCGCAGGGGAGCCTTCTTCCTGCCGGTTGACAGGGCCTTTCACATCTCCGGCTTCGGCACCGTCGTCACCGGCACGGCGATCAACGGCGAGATACATGAGGGCGACGAGGTCGAGGTCATGCCGCGCGGCATCCTCTCGAAGGTGCGCTCCATACAGGTACACGGCGCGCCGGTCTCCACCGCCACGGCAGGCCAGCGCGTCGCGGCCAACCTCGCGGGCATATCGCTGGACGACGTAAAACGCGGGGACGTCGTGACCGCTAAAGACTGCTTCACCGCCTCTAAATGCCTTGACGTCAACGTCAGGCTCCTGCCGGGAGCGGAGCCGCTCAAACATTGGCAGCGCCTCCGGCTGCACGTGGGGACTACCGATACCGTGGCCCGCGTCTCGCTTCTCGACCGTGAACAGGTGCTGCCGGGAGAGAGCTCCGCGGCGCAGCTGATAACGGAAGACCCCGTGGTCGCCTCGGTTGACAGCTGCTTCATCCTGAGGACCTACAGTCCGCTGGTGACGGTGGCCGGCGGAAAGATACTGATGCCGGCTGGAGAGCGTCCAAAAAACAGACAGACAAAAGCCGCCCTGCTGGAATACCTCGATAAACTCTCCGAAGAGCCGCCGCTTAAAGAGCGGCTGCTCGCGCTGATAAATTACAGGGGGATCATAACCGCCGCGGACGCCGCGAGGATGAACGAGGTCAGCCTCGTCGAACTCATGCGCGCCGTCTCGCCCTTTGAGGCGCGGGCCGAGGTCGGCGTGATCCGCGGCGGCGAGGCCGTCCTGCTCTCAAAAAGAAAGATAGAGGAACTTGGAGAGACGCTTACGAAAGCCCTCGCCCTATTCCACGGAGAACACCCGGAGAGAAAGGGAATGCCGGCCGAAGAATGCGCCAAGGCTCTCGACTTACAGGAGACTAAATTCACCCGGGAACTGCTCTCGCTATTTGAAAAACAGGGAATAATAAAATTTGCCGACGACCGGGCTCGGCTCGCCGACTTTGAACCATTTGACGAGGAACTCTTCTCCGCCAACGTCGCGGCTCTCAAAAAATACACCCTCCAGCTTGGCTACTCCATGCCGAGCATCGAGGAGGCGCAGGCCGCTTTGGGATTCACCGCGGAGGAGATGAAACGCATCATCGCCTACCTCAAAGAAAAAAAAGAGCTGGCGCTGATAACGGGCGCCTTCCTCCTCTTCCCTGAAATTGAGGCTGATTTCAAAGAAAAGTTAGCTAATATTTCAGGCGACATTACGCTCGCCGCCGTGCGGGACGCCACCGGCAGCAGCAGAAAATACGCTCTGCCGCTGCTTGAATACTTTGACAGCAAAGGCGTCACCAGGAGGGTTGGAGACAAGCGCATTTTGATAAAGAAATAA
- a CDS encoding Veg family protein: protein MAYTLESIREIVSLHKGSKISYRAANGRRKIEERTGIIKETYPSLFTVFIESQQSTISFSYTDLLTREVELQLEPSGENLF, encoded by the coding sequence ATGGCGTATACTTTAGAATCAATTCGTGAGATAGTGTCTCTCCACAAAGGGTCCAAAATCTCATACCGCGCGGCCAACGGCAGGCGCAAAATTGAGGAGCGCACAGGGATAATAAAAGAGACATATCCGAGCCTTTTTACGGTGTTCATAGAATCTCAGCAGAGCACAATCTCATTCAGCTACACGGATCTCCTTACAAGAGAAGTTGAATTGCAGCTGGAACCCAGTGGAGAAAATCTCTTTTAG
- a CDS encoding phosphoribosyltransferase family protein, giving the protein MRGQRTERLVRLAAKFMLCPSKLISLTDLASKFNVSKTVISDDVEVINSAMGAEGFGQMQVDRGRSGGARFVPICTPEYRQTLLSEIAEKLTDPERNLPGGLIYYSDLIFNPETALSLGYCMASLFTDAEPDVVMTSEVKGIPIAMFAAYALGVPLAVCRFRNRPSDGAAVGVHYPTASGDVKTMYIGTRQMRRGCRVLIVDDFMHGGSTASGMLLMAKQFDAEVAGIGVFIAYDEPKEKSVPNYHSLLTLKHNAEGQNRLVVTPGKE; this is encoded by the coding sequence ATGAGGGGTCAAAGAACAGAAAGGCTGGTCAGGTTAGCGGCGAAATTCATGCTCTGTCCGTCAAAGCTCATCTCCCTGACAGATCTTGCAAGCAAATTTAACGTCTCAAAGACCGTAATTAGCGACGATGTGGAGGTAATCAACTCGGCTATGGGAGCGGAGGGCTTCGGACAGATGCAGGTCGACCGCGGACGCAGCGGCGGCGCGCGCTTCGTGCCCATATGCACCCCGGAATACCGCCAGACGCTGCTCTCAGAAATCGCGGAAAAGCTGACCGATCCGGAGAGAAACCTCCCCGGCGGGCTAATCTACTACAGCGACCTGATATTCAATCCGGAGACGGCGCTCTCCCTCGGCTACTGCATGGCCTCGCTCTTCACCGACGCCGAGCCCGACGTCGTCATGACCTCAGAGGTCAAGGGCATCCCCATCGCGATGTTCGCCGCCTATGCTCTTGGCGTGCCTCTCGCCGTCTGCCGCTTCCGCAACCGCCCCAGCGACGGCGCCGCCGTCGGCGTACACTACCCCACCGCGAGCGGAGACGTAAAGACAATGTACATCGGCACGCGCCAGATGCGGCGCGGCTGCCGCGTCCTCATCGTCGATGACTTCATGCACGGCGGCAGCACCGCCTCCGGCATGCTCCTCATGGCAAAGCAGTTCGACGCCGAGGTCGCCGGCATCGGCGTCTTCATCGCCTACGATGAACCCAAAGAAAAATCCGTGCCTAACTATCACTCGCTGCTGACCCTGAAACACAACGCTGAGGGACAGAACCGCCTCGTAGTCACCCCCGGCAAAGAATAG
- a CDS encoding ferredoxin, with the protein MGIKVNLDDCIGCGVCSELCPQNFKLDEDEGKCMVIDQEVSSLAKEAADSCPVSAITID; encoded by the coding sequence ATGGGTATTAAAGTGAACCTTGATGATTGCATCGGCTGTGGTGTGTGCTCTGAGCTCTGTCCGCAGAATTTCAAGCTGGACGAAGATGAAGGCAAGTGCATGGTCATCGACCAGGAGGTAAGTTCTCTGGCAAAAGAGGCGGCCGACAGCTGCCCGGTATCGGCGATAACGATAGACTAG
- a CDS encoding 4Fe-4S binding protein, which translates to MVNGSVTPEEEKSVKALGFLRNRGTNNFSGRIITVNGKISADQMICLSEAAKLHGNGVVMMTTRLTIECQGIPFDKIEDFRAYIAKAGLTTGGTGSKVHPVVSCKGTTCQYGLIDTFELSEEIHERFYNGYRSVKLPHKFKIAVGGCPNNCVKPDLNDVGIIGQLIPNFDEDSCSGCKKCAVEKFCPVGAAKMKDGLLEIDEEKCNNCGRCIGVCNFDAIADGTLGYKIYIGGRWGKSTAVGRPLSKIFTDKEEALAAIERAILLFREQGKTGERFASTISRLGFEYVEKELLDGDILERKNDILEANLHTVGGATC; encoded by the coding sequence ATGGTAAACGGTTCTGTTACGCCGGAGGAAGAAAAATCGGTAAAGGCGCTTGGCTTTCTGAGAAACAGGGGAACGAACAACTTCTCTGGGAGGATCATCACGGTGAACGGCAAGATAAGCGCCGATCAGATGATCTGCCTGTCGGAGGCGGCGAAGCTCCACGGAAACGGCGTCGTTATGATGACGACGCGCCTCACTATCGAATGTCAGGGTATACCGTTCGATAAGATAGAGGACTTCCGCGCTTATATCGCTAAGGCGGGGCTCACGACGGGAGGCACCGGCTCCAAGGTACACCCTGTCGTCTCCTGCAAGGGGACGACATGCCAGTATGGCCTTATCGATACCTTTGAACTCTCGGAGGAGATCCACGAGCGCTTCTACAACGGCTACAGGTCGGTAAAACTGCCGCATAAGTTCAAGATCGCAGTCGGAGGCTGCCCGAATAACTGCGTCAAGCCGGACCTTAACGACGTTGGTATCATCGGTCAGCTGATCCCTAACTTCGACGAGGACAGCTGCAGCGGCTGTAAAAAGTGCGCCGTAGAAAAATTCTGTCCGGTAGGCGCGGCGAAGATGAAAGACGGCCTGCTGGAGATAGATGAAGAAAAATGCAACAACTGCGGGCGCTGCATCGGCGTGTGCAACTTTGACGCCATCGCGGATGGGACGCTGGGCTACAAGATATATATCGGCGGCAGATGGGGAAAGTCCACCGCCGTCGGCAGGCCCCTTAGTAAAATCTTCACTGATAAGGAAGAGGCTCTCGCGGCGATCGAGCGGGCGATCCTGCTGTTCCGCGAACAGGGAAAGACGGGAGAGCGCTTTGCCTCCACCATTTCTCGCCTCGGCTTTGAGTACGTCGAAAAAGAGCTGCTCGACGGCGACATCCTTGAGAGAAAAAATGATATCCTCGAAGCCAATCTCCACACGGTAGGCGGAGCCACCTGCTAG